In Syngnathus acus chromosome 5, fSynAcu1.2, whole genome shotgun sequence, a genomic segment contains:
- the zmynd8 gene encoding protein kinase C-binding protein 1 isoform X4: protein MAHCYLYASGRKEEGKDSLSTGTAVKSHLIPVFENPSEGQTAVEIKKTDPPTEKMESSMRSKDAGSTERTTQKRKMPSPSHSSNGHSSADTSPSPVKKKKKPGAVSTTKDQDGRNDFYCWLCHREGQVLCCELCPRVYHAKCLKLPDEPEGDWFCPECEKITVAECIETQSKAMTMLTIEQLSYLLKFALQKMKQPGTELFQKPVSLEQHPDYAEYIFHPMDLCTLEKNIKKKMYGCTEAFLADVKWILHNCIIYNGGNHKLTATAKVIVKICEHEMNEIEVCPECYLSACQKRENWFCEPCGNPHPLVWAKLKGFPFWPAKALRDKDGQVDARFFGQHDRAWVPLNNCYLMSKEIPFSVKKTKSIFNSAMQEMEVYVENMRKKFGVFNYAPFRTPYTHDNSFQMLQDPSDPSSKAEKQEKIKLSFDMTASPKISLSRAVLSGVGGIVTGRRPPLGDGPRSPVSTNSSAHTGSDGEDTTDKSHVKAVSSQGSVGEESMDCTVSPTHPRPSQAEHLSDSTKSLHSQSPGNTKQEKTQLTGSILNLNLDRSKAEMDLKELSETVLQKLGATPVLTSPKRQIKSRFQTNLDKTIESCKAQLGINEISSEAYKAVEHSDTEDSEGKSDSSDTEYGSDEAPKVEDSQDATRTEEAQNKSRDQEQSSPKANMPLLSEPTAEDVSSMQSETPAQEKPLEKDGPEKTKSPPPLPVSREKGQVKEDMKQNASMEDSDSEGELVIDLGEEQGKRERKRRKKDSANAKESCASKPEGKSLTPSTFPSQSSTTPSTPSSVASQSPMAIPVSMIAANVSLATVSNAPATPPSSSSSSASATPGLKKQRPLLPRETVPGAHSATVWNPSGKLQNSSQKWLLRQQQGQQPVAAAQIQDNGSASAFSAQTSSQSTRYHTRQSIKAVTLVSGCPASASGLGTSSPSSSMETEQYISTASADAAADIAKYTNKMMDAIKGTVTEICSDLSKSSSGNTLAEMKRLRIEIEKLQWLHQQELSEMKHNLELTMAEMRQSLEQEQERLVAEAKKQTELGKQQAVDETKKKQWCANCRKEAIFYCCWNTSYCDYPCQQAHWPEHMKSCTQSATAPQQEVETESAADLSNKGAGQPNCGPNALREAPLSASSDKDCETEASSDKAAVTPS from the exons ATG GCACACTGCTACTTGTATGCAAGCGGGAGGAAAGAAGAAGGGAAGGATTCCCTCTCAACAGGCACTGCAGTGAAATCTCATCTCATCCCTGTTTTCGAAAACCCGTCTGAGGGCCAAACAG CAGTTGAAATAAAGAAGACTGACCCTCCAACAGAGAAAATGGAAAGCTCAATGCGATCTAAAG ACGCAGGCTCGACAGAGCGGACGACCCAGAAACGAAAGATGCCAAGTCCCTCCCACTCATCAAATGGTCACTCGTCTGCTGACACCTCCCCCAGCCCggtgaaaaagaagaagaaaccaGGTGCTGTTAGCACCACCAAAGACCAG GACGGCAGGAACGACTTCTACTGCTGGTTGTGCCACCGTGAGGGTCAGGTGCTCTGCTGTGAGCTCTGCCCCAGGGTGTACCACGCCAAGTGCCTCAAACTACCAGACGAGCCTGAGGGCGACTGGTTCTGTCCGGAGTGTGAG aAAATAACGGTTGCTGAATGTATCGAGACTCAGAGCAAAGCCATGACAATGCTGACTATTGAGCAGCTGTCTTACCTCCTCAAGTTTGCTCTTCAGAAGATGAAACAACCAGGT ACGGAGCTCTTCCAGAAACCCGTTTCACTCGAACAGCACCCGGACTATGCCGAATACATATTTCACCCAATGGACCTTTGCACTCTTgagaag aacatcaaaaagaaaatgtacggCTGCACGGAGGCCTTCTTGGCAGATGTCAAGTGGATTTTGCATAACTGCATCATATACAACGGAG GCAACCACAAACTGACAGCCACAGCTAAAGTTATCGTCAAGATCTGTGAACATGAG atgAATGAGATTGAAGTCTGTCCTGAGTGTTATCTGTCTGCTTGCCAAAAGAGAGAGAACTGGTTCTGTGAACCCTGT ggTAACCCTCACCCTCTGGTATGGGCTAAATTGAAAGGTTTCCCCTTTTGGCCCGCCAAAGCTCTGCGTGACAAAGACGGACAGGTGGATGCTCGCTTCTTTGGTCAGCATGACAG GGCTTGGGTGCCTTTAAATAATTGTTACCTCATGTCCAAAGAGATTCCCTTCTCCGTGAAGAAGACTAAAAGCATCTTCAACAGCGCCATGCAAGAGATGGAAGTCTATGTGGAGAACATGAGGAAGAAGTTTGGAGTGTTTAACTACGCCCCCTTCAGGACACCCTACACTCACGACAACAGCTTTCAAATGCTGCAGGACCCCTCGGACCCCTCGTCCAAGGCCGAGAAACAGGAAAAGATCAAGTTGAGCTTTGACATGACCGCATCGCCCAAGATCTCGCTATCCCGGGCCGTGTTGTCTGGCGTCGGAGGGATCGTGACGGGCCGTCGGCCACCTCTCGGCGACGGGCCTCGCTCCCCCGTGAGCACCAATTCTTCTGCGCATACGGGTTCAGACGGCGAGGACACAACAGACAAGTCCCACGTGAAGGCCGTAAGCAGCCAGGGAAGTGTCGGAGAAGAGTCAATGGACTGCACAG TGTCACCAACTCATCCTCGACCAAGTCAAGCTGAGCATTTGTCCGACAGCACCAAATCTTTACATTCGCAATCTCCTGGCAACACCAAACAAGAGAAGACACAGCTGACGGGAAGCATTTTGAATCTCAATCTAG ATCGGAGTAAAGCAGAAATGGATCTAAAGGAACTCAGTGAAACGGTTCTGCAGAAGCTAGGGGCCACCCCTGTTCTCACCTCTCCAAAAAGGCAGATCAAGAGCCGTTTCCAGACCAACTTGGACAAAACCATTGAAAGCTGTAAAGCGCAGCTCG GTATAAATGAAATCTCTTCTGAGGCGTACAAAGCTGTGGAGCACAGCGACACTGAGGACTCCGAGGGTAAATCCGACTCAAGTGACACCGAGTACGGCAGTGACGAAGCACCCAAGGTTGAAGATTCCCAGGATGCTACACGCACTGAGGAAGCCCAGAACAAGAGTAGAGACCAGGAGCAATCATCACCAAAGGCCAATATGCCACTGCTATCTGAGCCCACAGCAGAGGATGTTAGCTCAATGCAGTCAGAGACGCCGGCTCAAGAAAAACCTCTGGAGAAAGATGGTCCAGAGAAGACCaaatcccccccaccattgccCGTGTCCAGGGAGAAGGGACAAGTGAAAGAAGATATGAAGCAAAATGCGTCCATGGAGGATTCTGACTCCGAGGGGGAGCTGGTTATTGACCTTGGGGAGGAGCAAGGGAAAAGGGAGAGGAAGAGACGCAAAAAGGACAGCGCGAATGCTAAAGAGTCATGTGCTAGTAAACCTGAAG GTAAATCCCTGACCCCTTCAACATTCCCATCTCAAAGCAGCACAACCCCTTCCACACCCTCCAGCGTTGCCTCGCAGTCCCCGATGGCCATTCCCGTCAGCATGATTGCCGCCAACGTCAGCCTCGCCACCGTCTCCAACGCCCCGGCAACTCCGCCCTCTTCGTCCTCATCTTCAGCCTCCGCCACCCCGGGATTGAAGAAACAGCGCCCCCTGCTGCCTCGAGAGACTGTGCCTGGAGCGCACAGCGCCACCGTGTGGAATCCCAGCGGCAAGCTCCAGAACTCCTCACAGAAATGGCTCCTGCGTCAGCAGCAAGGCCAGCAGCCGGTGGCAGCCGCGCAAATTCAAGACAACGGCTCGGCATCGGCGTTTTCTGCACAGACGTCTTCGCAAAGCACACGTTACCACACCAGACAGTCCATCAAAG CTGTCACCCTGGTGTCCGGCTGTCCTGCATCAGCATCTGGATTAGGCACATCGTCTCCGTCCTCCTCCATGGAAACGGAGCAGTACATCTCCACAGCCTCAGCAGACGCCGCTGCGGACATTGCCAAGTACACGAACAAA ATGATGGACGCAATCAAAGGTACAGTGACTGAAATCTGCAGTGACCTCTCCAAGAGCTCTTCAGGGAATACGCTTGCTGAG atgaAGCGGCTTAgaattgaaattgaaaaactACAGTGGCTCCATCAGCAAGAGTTGTCAGAGATGAAGCACAATCTCG AGCTTACAATGGCTGAGATGAGGCAAAGTCTGGAGCAGGAGCAAGAGCGCTTGGTGGCAGAGGCCAAGAAACAGACGGAGCTGGGGAAGCAGCAAGCGGTGGATGAGACCAAGAAGAAACAGTGGTGCGCCAACTGTCGAAAAGAGGCCATCTTTTATTGCTGCTGGAACACCAGCTACTGCGATTACCCTTGTCAGCAGGCCCACTGGCCCGAACACATGAAGTCCTGCACTCAGTCCg CCACTGCTCCGCAGCAAGAAGTCGAGACGGAGTCGGCGGCGGACTTGTCGAACAAAGGAGCGGGACAGCCTAACTGTGGACCAAACGCTCTGCGAGAAGCGCCGCTTTCCGCGTCTTCAGATAAAGACTGTGAAACCGAAGCCAGCAGTGACAAAGCTGCTGTCACTCCATCTTAA
- the zmynd8 gene encoding protein kinase C-binding protein 1 isoform X5, which translates to MESSMRSKDAGSTERTTQKRKMPSPSHSSNGHSSADTSPSPVKKKKKPGAVSTTKDQSELRHGPFYYAKQPALTTDPVDVVPQDGRNDFYCWLCHREGQVLCCELCPRVYHAKCLKLPDEPEGDWFCPECEKITVAECIETQSKAMTMLTIEQLSYLLKFALQKMKQPGDHPRLSSRSPHAASTQRKTFNWTELFQKPVSLEQHPDYAEYIFHPMDLCTLEKNIKKKMYGCTEAFLADVKWILHNCIIYNGGNHKLTATAKVIVKICEHEMNEIEVCPECYLSACQKRENWFCEPCGNPHPLVWAKLKGFPFWPAKALRDKDGQVDARFFGQHDRAWVPLNNCYLMSKEIPFSVKKTKSIFNSAMQEMEVYVENMRKKFGVFNYAPFRTPYTHDNSFQMLQDPSDPSSKAEKQEKIKLSFDMTASPKISLSRAVLSGVGGIVTGRRPPLGDGPRSPVSTNSSAHTGSDGEDTTDKSHVKAVSSQGSVGEESMDCTVSPTHPRPSQAEHLSDSTKSLHSQSPGNTKQEKTQLTGSILNLNLDRSKAEMDLKELSETVLQKLGATPVLTSPKRQIKSRFQTNLDKTIESCKAQLGINEISSEAYKAVEHSDTEDSEGKSDSSDTEYGSDEAPKVEDSQDATRTEEAQNKSRDQEQSSPKANMPLLSEPTAEDVSSMQSETPAQEKPLEKDGPEKTKSPPPLPVSREKGQVKEDMKQNASMEDSDSEGELVIDLGEEQGKRERKRRKKDSANAKESCASKPEGKSLTPSTFPSQSSTTPSTPSSVASQSPMAIPVSMIAANVSLATVSNAPATPPSSSSSSASATPGLKKQRPLLPRETVPGAHSATVWNPSGKLQNSSQKWLLRQQQGQQPVAAAQIQDNGSASAFSAQTSSQSTRYHTRQSIKAVTLVSGCPASASGLGTSSPSSSMETEQYISTASADAAADIAKYTNKMMDAIKGTVTEICSDLSKSSSGNTLAEMKRLRIEIEKLQWLHQQELSEMKHNLELTMAEMRQSLEQEQERLVAEAKKQTELGKQQAVDETKKKQWCANCRKEAIFYCCWNTSYCDYPCQQAHWPEHMKSCTQSATAPQQEVETESAADLSNKGAGQPNCGPNALREAPLSASSDKDCETEASSDKAAVTPS; encoded by the exons ATGGAAAGCTCAATGCGATCTAAAG ACGCAGGCTCGACAGAGCGGACGACCCAGAAACGAAAGATGCCAAGTCCCTCCCACTCATCAAATGGTCACTCGTCTGCTGACACCTCCCCCAGCCCggtgaaaaagaagaagaaaccaGGTGCTGTTAGCACCACCAAAGACCAG TCCGAACTAAGACATGGCCCCTTTTACTATGCGAAGCAGCCGGCACTCACCACAGATCCTGTTGATGTTGTACCGCAGGACGGCAGGAACGACTTCTACTGCTGGTTGTGCCACCGTGAGGGTCAGGTGCTCTGCTGTGAGCTCTGCCCCAGGGTGTACCACGCCAAGTGCCTCAAACTACCAGACGAGCCTGAGGGCGACTGGTTCTGTCCGGAGTGTGAG aAAATAACGGTTGCTGAATGTATCGAGACTCAGAGCAAAGCCATGACAATGCTGACTATTGAGCAGCTGTCTTACCTCCTCAAGTTTGCTCTTCAGAAGATGAAACAACCAGGT GATCATCCTCGCTTGTCATCTCGCTCTCCCCACGCAGCTTCCACGCAGAGAAAGACTTTTAATTGG ACGGAGCTCTTCCAGAAACCCGTTTCACTCGAACAGCACCCGGACTATGCCGAATACATATTTCACCCAATGGACCTTTGCACTCTTgagaag aacatcaaaaagaaaatgtacggCTGCACGGAGGCCTTCTTGGCAGATGTCAAGTGGATTTTGCATAACTGCATCATATACAACGGAG GCAACCACAAACTGACAGCCACAGCTAAAGTTATCGTCAAGATCTGTGAACATGAG atgAATGAGATTGAAGTCTGTCCTGAGTGTTATCTGTCTGCTTGCCAAAAGAGAGAGAACTGGTTCTGTGAACCCTGT ggTAACCCTCACCCTCTGGTATGGGCTAAATTGAAAGGTTTCCCCTTTTGGCCCGCCAAAGCTCTGCGTGACAAAGACGGACAGGTGGATGCTCGCTTCTTTGGTCAGCATGACAG GGCTTGGGTGCCTTTAAATAATTGTTACCTCATGTCCAAAGAGATTCCCTTCTCCGTGAAGAAGACTAAAAGCATCTTCAACAGCGCCATGCAAGAGATGGAAGTCTATGTGGAGAACATGAGGAAGAAGTTTGGAGTGTTTAACTACGCCCCCTTCAGGACACCCTACACTCACGACAACAGCTTTCAAATGCTGCAGGACCCCTCGGACCCCTCGTCCAAGGCCGAGAAACAGGAAAAGATCAAGTTGAGCTTTGACATGACCGCATCGCCCAAGATCTCGCTATCCCGGGCCGTGTTGTCTGGCGTCGGAGGGATCGTGACGGGCCGTCGGCCACCTCTCGGCGACGGGCCTCGCTCCCCCGTGAGCACCAATTCTTCTGCGCATACGGGTTCAGACGGCGAGGACACAACAGACAAGTCCCACGTGAAGGCCGTAAGCAGCCAGGGAAGTGTCGGAGAAGAGTCAATGGACTGCACAG TGTCACCAACTCATCCTCGACCAAGTCAAGCTGAGCATTTGTCCGACAGCACCAAATCTTTACATTCGCAATCTCCTGGCAACACCAAACAAGAGAAGACACAGCTGACGGGAAGCATTTTGAATCTCAATCTAG ATCGGAGTAAAGCAGAAATGGATCTAAAGGAACTCAGTGAAACGGTTCTGCAGAAGCTAGGGGCCACCCCTGTTCTCACCTCTCCAAAAAGGCAGATCAAGAGCCGTTTCCAGACCAACTTGGACAAAACCATTGAAAGCTGTAAAGCGCAGCTCG GTATAAATGAAATCTCTTCTGAGGCGTACAAAGCTGTGGAGCACAGCGACACTGAGGACTCCGAGGGTAAATCCGACTCAAGTGACACCGAGTACGGCAGTGACGAAGCACCCAAGGTTGAAGATTCCCAGGATGCTACACGCACTGAGGAAGCCCAGAACAAGAGTAGAGACCAGGAGCAATCATCACCAAAGGCCAATATGCCACTGCTATCTGAGCCCACAGCAGAGGATGTTAGCTCAATGCAGTCAGAGACGCCGGCTCAAGAAAAACCTCTGGAGAAAGATGGTCCAGAGAAGACCaaatcccccccaccattgccCGTGTCCAGGGAGAAGGGACAAGTGAAAGAAGATATGAAGCAAAATGCGTCCATGGAGGATTCTGACTCCGAGGGGGAGCTGGTTATTGACCTTGGGGAGGAGCAAGGGAAAAGGGAGAGGAAGAGACGCAAAAAGGACAGCGCGAATGCTAAAGAGTCATGTGCTAGTAAACCTGAAG GTAAATCCCTGACCCCTTCAACATTCCCATCTCAAAGCAGCACAACCCCTTCCACACCCTCCAGCGTTGCCTCGCAGTCCCCGATGGCCATTCCCGTCAGCATGATTGCCGCCAACGTCAGCCTCGCCACCGTCTCCAACGCCCCGGCAACTCCGCCCTCTTCGTCCTCATCTTCAGCCTCCGCCACCCCGGGATTGAAGAAACAGCGCCCCCTGCTGCCTCGAGAGACTGTGCCTGGAGCGCACAGCGCCACCGTGTGGAATCCCAGCGGCAAGCTCCAGAACTCCTCACAGAAATGGCTCCTGCGTCAGCAGCAAGGCCAGCAGCCGGTGGCAGCCGCGCAAATTCAAGACAACGGCTCGGCATCGGCGTTTTCTGCACAGACGTCTTCGCAAAGCACACGTTACCACACCAGACAGTCCATCAAAG CTGTCACCCTGGTGTCCGGCTGTCCTGCATCAGCATCTGGATTAGGCACATCGTCTCCGTCCTCCTCCATGGAAACGGAGCAGTACATCTCCACAGCCTCAGCAGACGCCGCTGCGGACATTGCCAAGTACACGAACAAA ATGATGGACGCAATCAAAGGTACAGTGACTGAAATCTGCAGTGACCTCTCCAAGAGCTCTTCAGGGAATACGCTTGCTGAG atgaAGCGGCTTAgaattgaaattgaaaaactACAGTGGCTCCATCAGCAAGAGTTGTCAGAGATGAAGCACAATCTCG AGCTTACAATGGCTGAGATGAGGCAAAGTCTGGAGCAGGAGCAAGAGCGCTTGGTGGCAGAGGCCAAGAAACAGACGGAGCTGGGGAAGCAGCAAGCGGTGGATGAGACCAAGAAGAAACAGTGGTGCGCCAACTGTCGAAAAGAGGCCATCTTTTATTGCTGCTGGAACACCAGCTACTGCGATTACCCTTGTCAGCAGGCCCACTGGCCCGAACACATGAAGTCCTGCACTCAGTCCg CCACTGCTCCGCAGCAAGAAGTCGAGACGGAGTCGGCGGCGGACTTGTCGAACAAAGGAGCGGGACAGCCTAACTGTGGACCAAACGCTCTGCGAGAAGCGCCGCTTTCCGCGTCTTCAGATAAAGACTGTGAAACCGAAGCCAGCAGTGACAAAGCTGCTGTCACTCCATCTTAA